In the Cheilinus undulatus linkage group 19, ASM1832078v1, whole genome shotgun sequence genome, one interval contains:
- the cry-dash gene encoding cryptochrome DASH isoform X1: protein MSASRTVICLLRNDLRLHDNELFHWAQRNAEYIVPLYCFDPRHYVGTYTYNLPKTGPFRLRFLLEGIQDLRNTLVNKGSNLVVRRGKPEEVVADLIKQLGSVSTVAFQEEVTSEELNVEKRVKDVCAQMKVKVHTCWGSTLYHRDDLPFPHMSRLPDVYTQFRKAVETQSRVRPLFPTPEQLKPLPQELEEGTIPTAEELQQTEPVNDPRSAFPCSGGESQALARLKHYFWDTNAVAAYKETRNGLIGVDYSTKFAPWLAMGCISPRYIYHQIQQYERERTANQSTYWVIFELLWRDYFKFVAAKFGNRLFQVEGLQDKSVPWKKDMKLFNAWKEGRTGVPFVDANMRELAMTGFMSNRGRQNVASFLTKDLGLDWRMGAEWFEYLLIDYDVCSNYGNWLYSAGIGNDPRENRKFNMIKQGLDYDNNGDYVRQWVPELQGIRGADIHTPWTLSSAALSHAQVSLGETYPTPIVMAPEWSRHVNKKPSGPGPSPRGKKGPSHTPKQHRDRGIDFYFSRSKNL, encoded by the exons ATGTCTGCCTCCCGTACAGTCATATGTTTACTAAGAAATGACCTGCGACTGCATGACAATGAG CTTTTTCACTGGGCTCAAAGAAATGCAGAGTACATTGTCCCCTTGTACTGCTTTGACCCCAGACATTATGTGGGAACGTACACCTACAACCTGCCAAAAACTGGGCCTTTCCGCTTGCGCTTCTTACTAGAGGGTATTCAGGATCTCAGGAACACACTGGTCAACAAGGGCAG CAACCTGGTAGTGAGACGAGGAAAGCCAGAGGAGGTAGTCGCTGACCTCATCAAGCAGCTGGGCTCTGTCAGCACCGTGGCTTTCCAGGAAGAG gTAACCTCGGAAGAGCTGAATGTGGAGAAAAGAGTAAAGGATGTCTGTGCTCAGATGAAGGTCAAAGTCCACACCTGCTGGGGGTCTACGTTGTACCACAGAGATGATCTGCCATTTCCACACATGTCCAG GCTGCCTGACGTGTACACACAGTTCAGGAAGGCAGTGGAGACCCAGAGCAGGGTGAGGCCTTTGTTCCCGACCCCAGAACAGCTGAAACCTCTCCCACAAGAACTGGAGGAAGGAACCATTCCTACAGCGGAAGAACTTCAGCAGACag AGCCTGTGAATGATCCTCGCTCAGCGTTTCCTTGCAGTGGTGGTGAGAGTCAGGCTCTGGCCAGACTCAAACACTATTTCTGGGACACT AATGCAGTGGCAGCTTACAAGGAGACTCGTAATGGCTTAATTGGCGTGGATTATTCCACTAAATTTGCACCCTG GCTGGCAATGGGTTGCATTTCCCCAAGGTATATCTATCATCAGATCCAGCAGTATGAGAGGGAGcgaacagccaatcagagtacATACTG GGTCATTTTTGAACTCTTGTGGAGGGATTACTTCAAGTTTGTTGCTGCCAAATTTGGAAACAGGCTGTTTCAAGTTGAAG GCCTTCAAGACAAATCAGTGCCATGGAAAAAAGATATGAAGCTTTTCAATGCCTGGAAAG AAGGACGAACTGGAGTTCCCTTTGTGGATGCCAATATGAGAGAGCTGGCAATGACCGGATTTATGTCCAACAGAGGGCGGCAAAACGTTGCAAGCTTCCTGACAAAAGACTTGGGTCTGGACTGGAGGATGGGAGCTGAGTGGTTTGAGTATCTCCTG ATTGACTATGATGTCTGCAGTAATTACGGCAACTGGTTATACAGCGCTGGAATAGGAAACGACCCCAGAGAGAACAGGAAGTTCAACATGATCAAGCAAGGTCTTGACTATGACAATAAT GGTGACTATGTGCGCCAGTGGGTTCCTGAGCTGCAGGGCATCAGAGGAGCAGACATCCATACACCCTGGACCCTCAGCAGTGCCGCCCTGTCACACGCTCAAGTTTCCCTCGGTGAGACGTACCCAACCCCCATCGTCATGGCGCCTGAGTGGAGCAGACATGTTAACAAGAAACCG AGTGGACCAGGTCCTTCACCCAGAGGAAAGAAAGGCCCATCTCACACTCCAAAACAACACCGGGACAGAGGCATTGATTTCTACTTCTCCAGGAGCAAAAACCTGTGA
- the cry-dash gene encoding cryptochrome DASH isoform X2, whose product MTCDCMTMRHYVGTYTYNLPKTGPFRLRFLLEGIQDLRNTLVNKGSNLVVRRGKPEEVVADLIKQLGSVSTVAFQEEVTSEELNVEKRVKDVCAQMKVKVHTCWGSTLYHRDDLPFPHMSRLPDVYTQFRKAVETQSRVRPLFPTPEQLKPLPQELEEGTIPTAEELQQTEPVNDPRSAFPCSGGESQALARLKHYFWDTNAVAAYKETRNGLIGVDYSTKFAPWLAMGCISPRYIYHQIQQYERERTANQSTYWVIFELLWRDYFKFVAAKFGNRLFQVEGLQDKSVPWKKDMKLFNAWKEGRTGVPFVDANMRELAMTGFMSNRGRQNVASFLTKDLGLDWRMGAEWFEYLLIDYDVCSNYGNWLYSAGIGNDPRENRKFNMIKQGLDYDNNGDYVRQWVPELQGIRGADIHTPWTLSSAALSHAQVSLGETYPTPIVMAPEWSRHVNKKPSGPGPSPRGKKGPSHTPKQHRDRGIDFYFSRSKNL is encoded by the exons ATGACCTGCGACTGCATGACAATGAG ACATTATGTGGGAACGTACACCTACAACCTGCCAAAAACTGGGCCTTTCCGCTTGCGCTTCTTACTAGAGGGTATTCAGGATCTCAGGAACACACTGGTCAACAAGGGCAG CAACCTGGTAGTGAGACGAGGAAAGCCAGAGGAGGTAGTCGCTGACCTCATCAAGCAGCTGGGCTCTGTCAGCACCGTGGCTTTCCAGGAAGAG gTAACCTCGGAAGAGCTGAATGTGGAGAAAAGAGTAAAGGATGTCTGTGCTCAGATGAAGGTCAAAGTCCACACCTGCTGGGGGTCTACGTTGTACCACAGAGATGATCTGCCATTTCCACACATGTCCAG GCTGCCTGACGTGTACACACAGTTCAGGAAGGCAGTGGAGACCCAGAGCAGGGTGAGGCCTTTGTTCCCGACCCCAGAACAGCTGAAACCTCTCCCACAAGAACTGGAGGAAGGAACCATTCCTACAGCGGAAGAACTTCAGCAGACag AGCCTGTGAATGATCCTCGCTCAGCGTTTCCTTGCAGTGGTGGTGAGAGTCAGGCTCTGGCCAGACTCAAACACTATTTCTGGGACACT AATGCAGTGGCAGCTTACAAGGAGACTCGTAATGGCTTAATTGGCGTGGATTATTCCACTAAATTTGCACCCTG GCTGGCAATGGGTTGCATTTCCCCAAGGTATATCTATCATCAGATCCAGCAGTATGAGAGGGAGcgaacagccaatcagagtacATACTG GGTCATTTTTGAACTCTTGTGGAGGGATTACTTCAAGTTTGTTGCTGCCAAATTTGGAAACAGGCTGTTTCAAGTTGAAG GCCTTCAAGACAAATCAGTGCCATGGAAAAAAGATATGAAGCTTTTCAATGCCTGGAAAG AAGGACGAACTGGAGTTCCCTTTGTGGATGCCAATATGAGAGAGCTGGCAATGACCGGATTTATGTCCAACAGAGGGCGGCAAAACGTTGCAAGCTTCCTGACAAAAGACTTGGGTCTGGACTGGAGGATGGGAGCTGAGTGGTTTGAGTATCTCCTG ATTGACTATGATGTCTGCAGTAATTACGGCAACTGGTTATACAGCGCTGGAATAGGAAACGACCCCAGAGAGAACAGGAAGTTCAACATGATCAAGCAAGGTCTTGACTATGACAATAAT GGTGACTATGTGCGCCAGTGGGTTCCTGAGCTGCAGGGCATCAGAGGAGCAGACATCCATACACCCTGGACCCTCAGCAGTGCCGCCCTGTCACACGCTCAAGTTTCCCTCGGTGAGACGTACCCAACCCCCATCGTCATGGCGCCTGAGTGGAGCAGACATGTTAACAAGAAACCG AGTGGACCAGGTCCTTCACCCAGAGGAAAGAAAGGCCCATCTCACACTCCAAAACAACACCGGGACAGAGGCATTGATTTCTACTTCTCCAGGAGCAAAAACCTGTGA